In one window of Capsicum annuum cultivar UCD-10X-F1 unplaced genomic scaffold, UCD10Xv1.1 ctg1001, whole genome shotgun sequence DNA:
- the LOC124890027 gene encoding pectinesterase 1-like produces MSRQNTIFAIETIVLTILIFIPRVFSDDLVPIPADKSQLNSWFDANVKPIDTRKGTLDPALVAAEANKTIIKVRVDGSGDFKTLTEAINSIPAGNTRRVIIWIGGGNYTEKVKIERSKPFITLYGDPKNVPNLIFHGTAKEYNTVESATLIVESEYFSAVNINFVNSAPRPDGKRELAQAAALRTGGDKASLYNCKMFGFQDTFCDDSGKHFFKDCYIEGTVDFIFGNGKSLYLNTELHVIPGDPMAMITAHARGEANVDSGYSFVHCMVTGTGKTAYLGRAWKPFSRVVFSYTDMTDVVHPEGWSDNGKPENDKSIYYGEYNCKGAGAAMDHRVGYVKKLSDAEAKPFISLAYIEGSKWLLPPVAL; encoded by the exons atgtCTAGACAAAACACAATTTTTGCTATTGAAACTATTGTTTTAACCATTCTTATTTTCATCCCCAGAGTTTTTTCTGATGATTTGGTACCAATTCCAGCTGATAAATCACAATTAAATAGTTGGTTTGATGCCAATGTTAAGCCAATAGATACAAGAAAGGGCACTTTGGACCCTGCCCTTGTAGCTGCTGAGGCTAATAAAACTATCATTAAG GTGAGGGTAGATGGAAGTGGTGATTTCAAGACACTAACAGAAGCCATTAACAGCATCCCAGCAGGGAATACAAGAAGAGTGATTATTTGGATTGGAGGTGGAAATTACAcagaaaaagtcaaaattgaaaGGTCAAAACCTTTCATAACATTATATGGAGACCCTAAAAATGTCCCAAATCTTATATTTCATGGAACTGCAAAAGAATATAACACTGTTGAAAGTGCCACATTGATTGTTGAATCTGAATACTTCAGTGCTGTTAATATCAACTTTGTG AATTCTGCACCACGACCAGATGGGAAAAGGGAATTGGCCCAAGCAGCAGCACTGAGGACAGGAGGAGATAAAGCATCATTGTATAACTGTAAAATGTTTGGATTTCAAGATACATTTTGTGATGATAGTGGCAAACATTTCTTTAAAGATTGTTATATTGAAGGCACTGTTGATTTCATCTTTGGCAATGGCAAATCCTTATATCTG AACACAGAGTTACATGTAATTCCAGGGGATCCAATGGCAATGATAACAGCACATGCAAGGGGTGAAGCAAATGTAGATAGTGGATATTCATTTGTGCATTGTATGGTTACTGGTACTGGAAAAACTGCATACTTGGGAAGGGCATGGAAGCCTTTCTCTAGAGTTGTTTTTTCATATACTGATATGACTGATGTTGTTCACCCTGAAGGATGGTCTGATAATGGAAAACCCGAAAACGACAA aTCAATATATTACGGGGAATATAACTGCAAAGGAGCAGGAGCAGCAATGGATCATAGAGTTGGATATGTGAAGAAATTAAGTGATGCAGAGGCAAAGCCTTTTATTTCCCTTGCCTATATTGAAGGCTCCAAGTGGCTCCTTCCTCCTGTGgcactttaa